In Neofelis nebulosa isolate mNeoNeb1 chromosome 7, mNeoNeb1.pri, whole genome shotgun sequence, the following proteins share a genomic window:
- the SLC12A6 gene encoding solute carrier family 12 member 6 isoform X2: MHPPETTTKMASVRFMVTPTKIDDIPGLSDTSPDLSSRSSSRVRFSSRESVPETSRSEPMSEMSGATTSLATVALDPASDRTSNPQDVTEDDGHNKKARNAYLNNSNYEEGDEYFDKNLALFEEEMDTRPKVSSLLNRMANYTNLTQGAKEHEEAENITEGKKKPTKTPQMGTFMGVYLPCLQNIFGVILFLRLTWVVGTAGVLQAFAIVLICCCCTMLTAISMSAIATNGVVPAGGSYFMISRALGPEFGGAVGLCFYLGTTFAAAMYILGAIEIFLVYIVPRAAIFRSDDALKESAAMLNNMRVYGTAFLVLMVLVVFIGVRYVNKFASLFLACVIVSILAIYAGAIKSSFAPPHFPVCMLGNRTLSSRHIDTCSKTKEINNMTVPSRLWGFFCNSSQFFNATCDEYFVHNNVTSIQGIPGLASGVITENLWSNYLPKGEIIEKPSAKSSDVLGSLNHEYVLVDITTSFTLLVGIFFPSVTGIMAGSNRSGDLKDAQKSIPIGTILAILTTSFVYLSNVVLFGACIEGVVLRDKFGDAVKGNLVVGTLSWPSPWVIVIGSFFSTCGAGLQSLTGAPRLLQAIAKDNIIPFLRVFGHSKANGEPTWALLLTAAIAELGILIASLDLVAPILSMFFLMCYLFVNLACALQTLLRTPNWRPRFRYYHWALSFMGMSICLALMFISSWYYAIVAMVIAGMIYKYIEYQGAEKEWGDGIRGLSLSAARFALLRLEEGPPHTKNWRPQLLVLLKLDEDLHVKHPRLLTFASQLKAGKGLTIVGSVIVGNFLENYGEALAAEQTIKHLMEAEKVKGFCQLVVAAKLREGISHLIQSCGLGGMKHNTVVMGWPNGWRQSEDARAWKTFIGTVRVTTAAHLALLVAKNISFFPSNVEQFSEGNIDVWWIVHDGGMLMLLPFLLKQHKVWRKCSIRIFTVAQLEDNSIQMKKDLATFLYHLRIEAEVEVVEMHDSDISAYTYERTLMMEQRSQMLRHMRLSKTERDREAQLVKDRNSMLRLTSIGSDEDEETETYQEKVHMTWTKDKYMASRGQKAKSMEGFQDLLNMRPDQSNVRRMHTAVKLNEVIVNKSHEAKLVLLNMPGPPRNPEGDENYMEFLEVLTEGLERVLLVRGGGSEVITIYS; encoded by the exons atgatgGGCATAATAAGAAAGCTCGAAATGCTTATCTCAATAATTCCAATTATGAAGAAGGAGATGAATATTTTGATAAAAACCTGGCACTCTTTGAG gaagaaatggacacaagaCCAAAGGTATCTTCTCTCCTCAACCGTATGGCCAATTATACTAATCTGACACAAGGAGCGAAGGAACATGAAGAGGCAGAGAACATCACTGAGGGGAAAAAGAAGCCCACCAAG ACCCCTCAAATGGGTACTTTCATGGGTGTCTACCTCCCCTgtctacaaaatatttttggagtgATCTTGTTTCTACGCCTTACATGGGTTGTGGGCACGGCTGGCGTTCTTCAGGCCTTCGCAATCGTCCTTATCTGCTGCTGCTGT ACAATGTTGACTGCTATCTCCATGAGTGCCATTGCCACTAATGGAGTGGTGCCAG ctGGAGGCTCATACTTTATGATTTCCCGGGCCCTGGGCCCAGAGTTTGGTGGGGCTGTTGGCCTCTGCTTTTATCTTGGTACCACATTTGCAGCAGCCATGTATATCCTTGGTGCCATTGAAATTTTTCTG GTATATATTGTGCCCCGAGCTGCCATCTTTCGTAGCGATGATGCACTCAAGGAATCAGCAGCCATGCTAAATAACATGCGTGTCTATGGCACCGCGTTCTTGGTTCTCATGGTATTGGTGGTATTCATCGGTGTACGCTATGTGAACAAGTTTGCCTCACTTTTCCTGGCCTGTGTCATTGTGTCCATCTTGGCCATCTATGCTGGAGCCATCAAGTCTTCTTTTGCCCCTCCACACTTCCC GGTCTGCATGCTGGGTAACCGCACCCTTTCATCAAGACACATTGATACTTGCTCTAAGACCAAGGAAATTAACAACATGACAGTACCATCAAGGTTATGGGGCTTCTTCTGTAACTCAAGTCAGTTTTTCAATGCCACCTGTGATGAATACTTTGTTCACAATAATGTCACTTCAATCCAGGGCATTCCTGGATTGGCTAGTGGTGTCATTACAG AGAATCTTTGGAGTAATTACCTACCAAAGGGAGAGATCATTGAAAAGCCCTCAGCCAAATCTTCTGATGTCTTGGGCAGCTTAAACCATGAGTATGTCCTTGTTGACATCACCACCTCTTTTACTCTTCTGGTGGggatcttctttccttctgtcacag gTATCATGGCTGGATCAAACAGATCTGGAGATCTGAAAGATGCTCAAAAGTCTATTCCCATTGGCACTATCCTCGCCATCCTGACCACCTCCTTTGTCT ATTTAAGCAATGTTGTCCTTTTTGGTGCCTGTATTGAAGGTGTTGTTCTCAGAGACAA GTTTGGGGATGCTGTGAAAGGTAATCTGGTGGTGGGTACCTTATCTTGGCCATCCCCATGGGTGATTGTTATTGGCTCCTTCTTCTCCACATGTGGGGCTGGACTTCAGAGTCTCACAGGTGCACCAAGGCTGCTCCAGGCTATAGCCAAGGATAACATCATACCCTTTCTGAGG GTTTTTGGTCACAGCAAAGCCAATGGGGAACCTACCTGGGCTTTACTTCTAACTGCCGCCATTGCAGAGCTGGGAATCCTTATCGCCTCCCTGGATCTTGTGGCCCCAATTCTTTCTAT GTTTTTCCTCATGTGTTACCTCTTTGTGAACTTGGCATGTGCCTTGCAAACATTACTTCGAACACCCAACTGGAGACCCCGGTTTCGCTACTACCACTG ggCCCTCTCTTTCATGGGAATGAGTATCTGTCTGGCTCTGATGTTCATTTCTTCCTGGTATTACGCTATTGTAGCTATGGTGATAGCTGGTATGATCTACAAGTACATCGAGTACCAAGG agcGGAGAAAGAATGGGGTGATGGAATCCGTGGGCTGTCCCTCAGTGCAGCCCGATTTGCTTTGCTTCGGCTGGAGGAAGGACCTCCACACACTAAAAACTGGAG GCCTCAGTTGCTTGTATTGCTGAAACTAGATGAAGACTTACACGTCAAGCATCCTCGCCTCCTCACCTTTGCTTCACAGCTTAAAGCAGGAAAGGGCCTCACTATTGTGGGCTCTGTTATCGTGGGGAACTTCCTGGAGAACTACGGGGAAGCTCTAGCTGCTGAGCAG ACCATAAAACATCTAATGGAGGCAGAGAAGGTGAAAGGGTTCTGCCAGCTGGTGGTGGCGGCCAAGCTGAGAGAGGGCATTTCCCACCTTATCCAGTCATGTGGCCTTGGGGGCATGAAGCACAACACCGTGGTGATGGGATGGCCTAATGGCTGGCGCCAGAGTGAAGACGCTCGAGCTTGGAAGACTTTTATTG GCACAGTTCGAGTGACAACTGCTGCCCATCTGGCCCTGCTGGTGGCTAAAAACATCTCCTTCTTTCCCAGCAACGTGGAGCAGTTTTCTGAGGGCAACATTGATGTGTGGTGGATTGTGCATGATGGGGGGATGCTCATGCTCTTACCATTCCTACTTAAACAGCACAAG GTGTGGCGAAAATGCAGCATACGGATCTTCACAGTAGCCCAGTTAGAAGACAATAGTATTCAGATGAAGAAGGACCTGGCCACCTTCCTCTATCACCTGCGCATTGAGgcagaggtggaggtggtggagaTG CATGACAGTGACATTTCAGCTTATACTTATGAGCGCACCCTGATGATGGAGCAGAGATCCCAGATGCTCCGGCACATGCGACTGTCCAAAACCGAGCGGGACAGAGAG GCACAGTTGGTGAAAGACCGGAACTCAATGCTGCGATTGACCAGCATTGGCTCTGATGAGGATGAAGAGACAGAAACCTATCAGGAGAAGGTGCACATGACTTGGACAAAAGACAAGTACATGGCATCCCGGGGACAAAAGGCCAAGTCGATGGAAGGATTCCAGGACCTGCTTAACATGCGTCC GGACCAGTCCAATGTGAGGAGGATGCATACAGCAGTGAAACTCAATGAGGTTATAGTTAACAAGTCCCATGAAGCAAAGCTTGTTTTGTTGAATATGCCAGGGCCACCTCGAAACCCTGAGGGTGATGAAAACT ACATGGAGTTCCTAGAAGTGCTCACCGAGGGACTAGAGCGAGTCCTCCTTGTCCGAGGTGGTGGCAGTGAAGTGATCACCATTTATTCATAA
- the EMC4 gene encoding ER membrane protein complex subunit 4 isoform X2, whose translation MNLFIMYMAGNTISIFPTMMVCMMAWRPIQALMAISATFKMLESSSQKFLQGLVYLIGNLMGLALAVYKCQSMGLLPTHASDWLAFIEPPERMEFSGGGLLL comes from the exons ATGAACCTCTTCATCATGTACATGGCAGGCAATACTATCTCCATCTTCCCTACTATGATGGTGTGTATGATGGCTTGGCGGCCCATTCAGGCACTTATGGCCATTTCAGCCA CTTTCAAGATGCTAGAAAGTTCAAGTCAGAAGTTTCTGCAGGGTTTGGTATATCTCATTGGAAACCTCATGGGTTTGGCACTGGCTGTTTATAAGTGCCAGTCAATGGGACTGTTGCCTACACATGCATCAGATTGGTTAGCCTTCATTGAGCCCCCTGAG AGGATGGAGTTCAGTGGTGGTGGACTGCTTCTGTGA
- the SLC12A6 gene encoding solute carrier family 12 member 6 isoform X3, translating into MPHFTVTKVEDPEEGAAASVSQEGATSLAEIKALIQHSDELDPSQNSITGEHSQLLDDGHNKKARNAYLNNSNYEEGDEYFDKNLALFEEEMDTRPKVSSLLNRMANYTNLTQGAKEHEEAENITEGKKKPTKTPQMGTFMGVYLPCLQNIFGVILFLRLTWVVGTAGVLQAFAIVLICCCCTMLTAISMSAIATNGVVPAGGSYFMISRALGPEFGGAVGLCFYLGTTFAAAMYILGAIEIFLVYIVPRAAIFRSDDALKESAAMLNNMRVYGTAFLVLMVLVVFIGVRYVNKFASLFLACVIVSILAIYAGAIKSSFAPPHFPVCMLGNRTLSSRHIDTCSKTKEINNMTVPSRLWGFFCNSSQFFNATCDEYFVHNNVTSIQGIPGLASGVITENLWSNYLPKGEIIEKPSAKSSDVLGSLNHEYVLVDITTSFTLLVGIFFPSVTGIMAGSNRSGDLKDAQKSIPIGTILAILTTSFVYLSNVVLFGACIEGVVLRDKFGDAVKGNLVVGTLSWPSPWVIVIGSFFSTCGAGLQSLTGAPRLLQAIAKDNIIPFLRVFGHSKANGEPTWALLLTAAIAELGILIASLDLVAPILSMFFLMCYLFVNLACALQTLLRTPNWRPRFRYYHWALSFMGMSICLALMFISSWYYAIVAMVIAGMIYKYIEYQGAEKEWGDGIRGLSLSAARFALLRLEEGPPHTKNWRPQLLVLLKLDEDLHVKHPRLLTFASQLKAGKGLTIVGSVIVGNFLENYGEALAAEQTIKHLMEAEKVKGFCQLVVAAKLREGISHLIQSCGLGGMKHNTVVMGWPNGWRQSEDARAWKTFIGTVRVTTAAHLALLVAKNISFFPSNVEQFSEGNIDVWWIVHDGGMLMLLPFLLKQHKVWRKCSIRIFTVAQLEDNSIQMKKDLATFLYHLRIEAEVEVVEMHDSDISAYTYERTLMMEQRSQMLRHMRLSKTERDREAQLVKDRNSMLRLTSIGSDEDEETETYQEKVHMTWTKDKYMASRGQKAKSMEGFQDLLNMRPDQSNVRRMHTAVKLNEVIVNKSHEAKLVLLNMPGPPRNPEGDENYMEFLEVLTEGLERVLLVRGGGSEVITIYS; encoded by the exons atgatgGGCATAATAAGAAAGCTCGAAATGCTTATCTCAATAATTCCAATTATGAAGAAGGAGATGAATATTTTGATAAAAACCTGGCACTCTTTGAG gaagaaatggacacaagaCCAAAGGTATCTTCTCTCCTCAACCGTATGGCCAATTATACTAATCTGACACAAGGAGCGAAGGAACATGAAGAGGCAGAGAACATCACTGAGGGGAAAAAGAAGCCCACCAAG ACCCCTCAAATGGGTACTTTCATGGGTGTCTACCTCCCCTgtctacaaaatatttttggagtgATCTTGTTTCTACGCCTTACATGGGTTGTGGGCACGGCTGGCGTTCTTCAGGCCTTCGCAATCGTCCTTATCTGCTGCTGCTGT ACAATGTTGACTGCTATCTCCATGAGTGCCATTGCCACTAATGGAGTGGTGCCAG ctGGAGGCTCATACTTTATGATTTCCCGGGCCCTGGGCCCAGAGTTTGGTGGGGCTGTTGGCCTCTGCTTTTATCTTGGTACCACATTTGCAGCAGCCATGTATATCCTTGGTGCCATTGAAATTTTTCTG GTATATATTGTGCCCCGAGCTGCCATCTTTCGTAGCGATGATGCACTCAAGGAATCAGCAGCCATGCTAAATAACATGCGTGTCTATGGCACCGCGTTCTTGGTTCTCATGGTATTGGTGGTATTCATCGGTGTACGCTATGTGAACAAGTTTGCCTCACTTTTCCTGGCCTGTGTCATTGTGTCCATCTTGGCCATCTATGCTGGAGCCATCAAGTCTTCTTTTGCCCCTCCACACTTCCC GGTCTGCATGCTGGGTAACCGCACCCTTTCATCAAGACACATTGATACTTGCTCTAAGACCAAGGAAATTAACAACATGACAGTACCATCAAGGTTATGGGGCTTCTTCTGTAACTCAAGTCAGTTTTTCAATGCCACCTGTGATGAATACTTTGTTCACAATAATGTCACTTCAATCCAGGGCATTCCTGGATTGGCTAGTGGTGTCATTACAG AGAATCTTTGGAGTAATTACCTACCAAAGGGAGAGATCATTGAAAAGCCCTCAGCCAAATCTTCTGATGTCTTGGGCAGCTTAAACCATGAGTATGTCCTTGTTGACATCACCACCTCTTTTACTCTTCTGGTGGggatcttctttccttctgtcacag gTATCATGGCTGGATCAAACAGATCTGGAGATCTGAAAGATGCTCAAAAGTCTATTCCCATTGGCACTATCCTCGCCATCCTGACCACCTCCTTTGTCT ATTTAAGCAATGTTGTCCTTTTTGGTGCCTGTATTGAAGGTGTTGTTCTCAGAGACAA GTTTGGGGATGCTGTGAAAGGTAATCTGGTGGTGGGTACCTTATCTTGGCCATCCCCATGGGTGATTGTTATTGGCTCCTTCTTCTCCACATGTGGGGCTGGACTTCAGAGTCTCACAGGTGCACCAAGGCTGCTCCAGGCTATAGCCAAGGATAACATCATACCCTTTCTGAGG GTTTTTGGTCACAGCAAAGCCAATGGGGAACCTACCTGGGCTTTACTTCTAACTGCCGCCATTGCAGAGCTGGGAATCCTTATCGCCTCCCTGGATCTTGTGGCCCCAATTCTTTCTAT GTTTTTCCTCATGTGTTACCTCTTTGTGAACTTGGCATGTGCCTTGCAAACATTACTTCGAACACCCAACTGGAGACCCCGGTTTCGCTACTACCACTG ggCCCTCTCTTTCATGGGAATGAGTATCTGTCTGGCTCTGATGTTCATTTCTTCCTGGTATTACGCTATTGTAGCTATGGTGATAGCTGGTATGATCTACAAGTACATCGAGTACCAAGG agcGGAGAAAGAATGGGGTGATGGAATCCGTGGGCTGTCCCTCAGTGCAGCCCGATTTGCTTTGCTTCGGCTGGAGGAAGGACCTCCACACACTAAAAACTGGAG GCCTCAGTTGCTTGTATTGCTGAAACTAGATGAAGACTTACACGTCAAGCATCCTCGCCTCCTCACCTTTGCTTCACAGCTTAAAGCAGGAAAGGGCCTCACTATTGTGGGCTCTGTTATCGTGGGGAACTTCCTGGAGAACTACGGGGAAGCTCTAGCTGCTGAGCAG ACCATAAAACATCTAATGGAGGCAGAGAAGGTGAAAGGGTTCTGCCAGCTGGTGGTGGCGGCCAAGCTGAGAGAGGGCATTTCCCACCTTATCCAGTCATGTGGCCTTGGGGGCATGAAGCACAACACCGTGGTGATGGGATGGCCTAATGGCTGGCGCCAGAGTGAAGACGCTCGAGCTTGGAAGACTTTTATTG GCACAGTTCGAGTGACAACTGCTGCCCATCTGGCCCTGCTGGTGGCTAAAAACATCTCCTTCTTTCCCAGCAACGTGGAGCAGTTTTCTGAGGGCAACATTGATGTGTGGTGGATTGTGCATGATGGGGGGATGCTCATGCTCTTACCATTCCTACTTAAACAGCACAAG GTGTGGCGAAAATGCAGCATACGGATCTTCACAGTAGCCCAGTTAGAAGACAATAGTATTCAGATGAAGAAGGACCTGGCCACCTTCCTCTATCACCTGCGCATTGAGgcagaggtggaggtggtggagaTG CATGACAGTGACATTTCAGCTTATACTTATGAGCGCACCCTGATGATGGAGCAGAGATCCCAGATGCTCCGGCACATGCGACTGTCCAAAACCGAGCGGGACAGAGAG GCACAGTTGGTGAAAGACCGGAACTCAATGCTGCGATTGACCAGCATTGGCTCTGATGAGGATGAAGAGACAGAAACCTATCAGGAGAAGGTGCACATGACTTGGACAAAAGACAAGTACATGGCATCCCGGGGACAAAAGGCCAAGTCGATGGAAGGATTCCAGGACCTGCTTAACATGCGTCC GGACCAGTCCAATGTGAGGAGGATGCATACAGCAGTGAAACTCAATGAGGTTATAGTTAACAAGTCCCATGAAGCAAAGCTTGTTTTGTTGAATATGCCAGGGCCACCTCGAAACCCTGAGGGTGATGAAAACT ACATGGAGTTCCTAGAAGTGCTCACCGAGGGACTAGAGCGAGTCCTCCTTGTCCGAGGTGGTGGCAGTGAAGTGATCACCATTTATTCATAA
- the SLC12A6 gene encoding solute carrier family 12 member 6 isoform X1 encodes MHPPETTTKMASVRFMVTPTKIDDIPGLSDTSPDLSSRSSSRVRFSSRESVPETSRSEPMSEMSGATTSLATVALDPASDRTSNPQDVTEDPSQNSITGEHSQLLDDGHNKKARNAYLNNSNYEEGDEYFDKNLALFEEEMDTRPKVSSLLNRMANYTNLTQGAKEHEEAENITEGKKKPTKTPQMGTFMGVYLPCLQNIFGVILFLRLTWVVGTAGVLQAFAIVLICCCCTMLTAISMSAIATNGVVPAGGSYFMISRALGPEFGGAVGLCFYLGTTFAAAMYILGAIEIFLVYIVPRAAIFRSDDALKESAAMLNNMRVYGTAFLVLMVLVVFIGVRYVNKFASLFLACVIVSILAIYAGAIKSSFAPPHFPVCMLGNRTLSSRHIDTCSKTKEINNMTVPSRLWGFFCNSSQFFNATCDEYFVHNNVTSIQGIPGLASGVITENLWSNYLPKGEIIEKPSAKSSDVLGSLNHEYVLVDITTSFTLLVGIFFPSVTGIMAGSNRSGDLKDAQKSIPIGTILAILTTSFVYLSNVVLFGACIEGVVLRDKFGDAVKGNLVVGTLSWPSPWVIVIGSFFSTCGAGLQSLTGAPRLLQAIAKDNIIPFLRVFGHSKANGEPTWALLLTAAIAELGILIASLDLVAPILSMFFLMCYLFVNLACALQTLLRTPNWRPRFRYYHWALSFMGMSICLALMFISSWYYAIVAMVIAGMIYKYIEYQGAEKEWGDGIRGLSLSAARFALLRLEEGPPHTKNWRPQLLVLLKLDEDLHVKHPRLLTFASQLKAGKGLTIVGSVIVGNFLENYGEALAAEQTIKHLMEAEKVKGFCQLVVAAKLREGISHLIQSCGLGGMKHNTVVMGWPNGWRQSEDARAWKTFIGTVRVTTAAHLALLVAKNISFFPSNVEQFSEGNIDVWWIVHDGGMLMLLPFLLKQHKVWRKCSIRIFTVAQLEDNSIQMKKDLATFLYHLRIEAEVEVVEMHDSDISAYTYERTLMMEQRSQMLRHMRLSKTERDREAQLVKDRNSMLRLTSIGSDEDEETETYQEKVHMTWTKDKYMASRGQKAKSMEGFQDLLNMRPDQSNVRRMHTAVKLNEVIVNKSHEAKLVLLNMPGPPRNPEGDENYMEFLEVLTEGLERVLLVRGGGSEVITIYS; translated from the exons atgatgGGCATAATAAGAAAGCTCGAAATGCTTATCTCAATAATTCCAATTATGAAGAAGGAGATGAATATTTTGATAAAAACCTGGCACTCTTTGAG gaagaaatggacacaagaCCAAAGGTATCTTCTCTCCTCAACCGTATGGCCAATTATACTAATCTGACACAAGGAGCGAAGGAACATGAAGAGGCAGAGAACATCACTGAGGGGAAAAAGAAGCCCACCAAG ACCCCTCAAATGGGTACTTTCATGGGTGTCTACCTCCCCTgtctacaaaatatttttggagtgATCTTGTTTCTACGCCTTACATGGGTTGTGGGCACGGCTGGCGTTCTTCAGGCCTTCGCAATCGTCCTTATCTGCTGCTGCTGT ACAATGTTGACTGCTATCTCCATGAGTGCCATTGCCACTAATGGAGTGGTGCCAG ctGGAGGCTCATACTTTATGATTTCCCGGGCCCTGGGCCCAGAGTTTGGTGGGGCTGTTGGCCTCTGCTTTTATCTTGGTACCACATTTGCAGCAGCCATGTATATCCTTGGTGCCATTGAAATTTTTCTG GTATATATTGTGCCCCGAGCTGCCATCTTTCGTAGCGATGATGCACTCAAGGAATCAGCAGCCATGCTAAATAACATGCGTGTCTATGGCACCGCGTTCTTGGTTCTCATGGTATTGGTGGTATTCATCGGTGTACGCTATGTGAACAAGTTTGCCTCACTTTTCCTGGCCTGTGTCATTGTGTCCATCTTGGCCATCTATGCTGGAGCCATCAAGTCTTCTTTTGCCCCTCCACACTTCCC GGTCTGCATGCTGGGTAACCGCACCCTTTCATCAAGACACATTGATACTTGCTCTAAGACCAAGGAAATTAACAACATGACAGTACCATCAAGGTTATGGGGCTTCTTCTGTAACTCAAGTCAGTTTTTCAATGCCACCTGTGATGAATACTTTGTTCACAATAATGTCACTTCAATCCAGGGCATTCCTGGATTGGCTAGTGGTGTCATTACAG AGAATCTTTGGAGTAATTACCTACCAAAGGGAGAGATCATTGAAAAGCCCTCAGCCAAATCTTCTGATGTCTTGGGCAGCTTAAACCATGAGTATGTCCTTGTTGACATCACCACCTCTTTTACTCTTCTGGTGGggatcttctttccttctgtcacag gTATCATGGCTGGATCAAACAGATCTGGAGATCTGAAAGATGCTCAAAAGTCTATTCCCATTGGCACTATCCTCGCCATCCTGACCACCTCCTTTGTCT ATTTAAGCAATGTTGTCCTTTTTGGTGCCTGTATTGAAGGTGTTGTTCTCAGAGACAA GTTTGGGGATGCTGTGAAAGGTAATCTGGTGGTGGGTACCTTATCTTGGCCATCCCCATGGGTGATTGTTATTGGCTCCTTCTTCTCCACATGTGGGGCTGGACTTCAGAGTCTCACAGGTGCACCAAGGCTGCTCCAGGCTATAGCCAAGGATAACATCATACCCTTTCTGAGG GTTTTTGGTCACAGCAAAGCCAATGGGGAACCTACCTGGGCTTTACTTCTAACTGCCGCCATTGCAGAGCTGGGAATCCTTATCGCCTCCCTGGATCTTGTGGCCCCAATTCTTTCTAT GTTTTTCCTCATGTGTTACCTCTTTGTGAACTTGGCATGTGCCTTGCAAACATTACTTCGAACACCCAACTGGAGACCCCGGTTTCGCTACTACCACTG ggCCCTCTCTTTCATGGGAATGAGTATCTGTCTGGCTCTGATGTTCATTTCTTCCTGGTATTACGCTATTGTAGCTATGGTGATAGCTGGTATGATCTACAAGTACATCGAGTACCAAGG agcGGAGAAAGAATGGGGTGATGGAATCCGTGGGCTGTCCCTCAGTGCAGCCCGATTTGCTTTGCTTCGGCTGGAGGAAGGACCTCCACACACTAAAAACTGGAG GCCTCAGTTGCTTGTATTGCTGAAACTAGATGAAGACTTACACGTCAAGCATCCTCGCCTCCTCACCTTTGCTTCACAGCTTAAAGCAGGAAAGGGCCTCACTATTGTGGGCTCTGTTATCGTGGGGAACTTCCTGGAGAACTACGGGGAAGCTCTAGCTGCTGAGCAG ACCATAAAACATCTAATGGAGGCAGAGAAGGTGAAAGGGTTCTGCCAGCTGGTGGTGGCGGCCAAGCTGAGAGAGGGCATTTCCCACCTTATCCAGTCATGTGGCCTTGGGGGCATGAAGCACAACACCGTGGTGATGGGATGGCCTAATGGCTGGCGCCAGAGTGAAGACGCTCGAGCTTGGAAGACTTTTATTG GCACAGTTCGAGTGACAACTGCTGCCCATCTGGCCCTGCTGGTGGCTAAAAACATCTCCTTCTTTCCCAGCAACGTGGAGCAGTTTTCTGAGGGCAACATTGATGTGTGGTGGATTGTGCATGATGGGGGGATGCTCATGCTCTTACCATTCCTACTTAAACAGCACAAG GTGTGGCGAAAATGCAGCATACGGATCTTCACAGTAGCCCAGTTAGAAGACAATAGTATTCAGATGAAGAAGGACCTGGCCACCTTCCTCTATCACCTGCGCATTGAGgcagaggtggaggtggtggagaTG CATGACAGTGACATTTCAGCTTATACTTATGAGCGCACCCTGATGATGGAGCAGAGATCCCAGATGCTCCGGCACATGCGACTGTCCAAAACCGAGCGGGACAGAGAG GCACAGTTGGTGAAAGACCGGAACTCAATGCTGCGATTGACCAGCATTGGCTCTGATGAGGATGAAGAGACAGAAACCTATCAGGAGAAGGTGCACATGACTTGGACAAAAGACAAGTACATGGCATCCCGGGGACAAAAGGCCAAGTCGATGGAAGGATTCCAGGACCTGCTTAACATGCGTCC GGACCAGTCCAATGTGAGGAGGATGCATACAGCAGTGAAACTCAATGAGGTTATAGTTAACAAGTCCCATGAAGCAAAGCTTGTTTTGTTGAATATGCCAGGGCCACCTCGAAACCCTGAGGGTGATGAAAACT ACATGGAGTTCCTAGAAGTGCTCACCGAGGGACTAGAGCGAGTCCTCCTTGTCCGAGGTGGTGGCAGTGAAGTGATCACCATTTATTCATAA